One Helianthus annuus cultivar XRQ/B chromosome 7, HanXRQr2.0-SUNRISE, whole genome shotgun sequence genomic region harbors:
- the LOC110896573 gene encoding protein REVEILLE 1 has translation MVVDQRDGSRSGNNGRLEDRLLAGEDYALKARKPYTITKQREKWTQEEHKRFLEALKLYGRSWRQIEEHVGNRTAVQIRSHAQKFFSKVVRESSQGTEGGPIEIPPPRAKRKPTRPYPRKVSVPLKKGAAFHDLSRSNHDNMSPSSTQSLKLFGKTVFVAGSTRPVSTTLPWNSMPTLAPECPRTRSLSGYGDLSYRILQSSGRIEPTTQYCSLDSENGEFGDKVERYAKGFVAYRRCLAEESSVLTGEEREERRVRLCL, from the exons ATGGTTGTG GATCAAAGAGATGGTTCACGTTCGGGTAATAACGGTCGACTCGAAGATCGGTTATTGGCTGGAGAAGACTATGCTCTAAAG GCTCGAAAACCGTACACGATCACAAAACAAAGGGAAAAATGGACCCAAGAAGAGCACAAAAGGTTTCTTGAAGCTCTAAAGTTGTACGGACGATCATGGCGACAGATCGAAG AACATGTGGGCAACAGAACCGCGGTTCAAATAAGAAGTCATGCTCAAAAGTTTTTTTCCAAAGTGGTTCGCGAGTCGAGCCAAGGAACAGAGGGGGGACCCATTGAGATCCCCCCTCCTCGGGCGAAGAGGAAACCAACACGCCCTTATCCTCGTAAAGTGTCGGTTCCCTTAAAGAAAGGGGCTGCTTTTCATGATTTGTCAAGATCAAATCATGATAACATGTCCCCGAGTTCGACCCAAAGTCTAAAGCTTTTTGGGAAGACGGTTTTTGTTGCGGGCTCCACCAGACCGGTGTCTACAACATTACCATGGAACTCAATGCCTACTTTAGCACCCGAGTGTCCTAGGACGCGTAGTTTGAGTGGTTATGGGGATTTGTCATACCGCATTCTGCAATCAAGTGGTCGGATTGAACCAACGACACAATATTGCTCGCTAGATAGCGAAAATGGCGAGTTTGGTGACAAAGTAGAAAGATATGCAAAGGGGTTTGTAGCATACAGGAGGTGTTTGGCAGAGGAGAGTAGTGTGTTAACAGGTGAAGAGAGAGAAGAGCGAAGAGTGAGGCTTTGCTTGTAG